Proteins from a genomic interval of Amycolatopsis sp. cg13:
- a CDS encoding class I SAM-dependent methyltransferase, giving the protein MPEPAAAPAASHASAEERLGTVGVAHREVGGNEAEAANLAWWDADADDYQATHGGFLGDADFVWCPEGIREEDARLLGDVRGRRVLEVGCGQAACSRWLAAAGAEPVATDLSGGMLRHAREGNARTGAAVPLVQANAERLPFADASFDIACSAFGALPFVPSLETVFGEVRRVLRPGAPWVFSVTHPMRWIFPDDPGPQGLTATQPYFDRTPYVEVDDDGTATYVEYHRTLGDYVRALAAAGFALEDLVEPEWPAGHTRTWGQWSPLRGRLFPGTAIFRTRRD; this is encoded by the coding sequence CGGCGGCCAGCCACGCGAGCGCTGAAGAACGGCTCGGCACCGTCGGCGTCGCCCACCGCGAAGTCGGCGGGAACGAGGCCGAAGCGGCGAACCTGGCCTGGTGGGACGCGGATGCCGACGACTACCAGGCTACCCACGGCGGATTCCTCGGCGACGCCGATTTCGTCTGGTGCCCGGAGGGAATCCGCGAGGAGGACGCGCGACTGCTCGGCGACGTGCGCGGACGGCGCGTGCTCGAGGTCGGCTGCGGACAGGCCGCGTGCTCGCGCTGGCTCGCCGCCGCCGGAGCCGAACCCGTCGCCACCGATCTGTCCGGCGGCATGCTCCGGCACGCCCGCGAGGGGAACGCCCGCACCGGCGCCGCGGTCCCCCTCGTGCAGGCGAACGCCGAGCGGCTCCCGTTCGCCGACGCTAGTTTCGACATCGCGTGCTCCGCGTTCGGCGCACTCCCCTTCGTGCCGTCGCTGGAGACGGTGTTCGGCGAAGTGCGTCGCGTGCTGCGTCCCGGGGCACCGTGGGTTTTCTCGGTGACGCACCCGATGCGGTGGATCTTCCCGGACGATCCCGGGCCGCAGGGGCTCACCGCGACCCAGCCGTACTTCGACCGCACGCCGTACGTCGAGGTGGACGACGACGGCACGGCCACGTACGTCGAATACCACCGCACGCTCGGCGACTACGTGCGCGCGCTCGCCGCCGCGGGCTTCGCGCTGGAAGACCTCGTCGAGCCGGAGTGGCCGGCGGGCCACACGCGCACCTGGGGCCAGTGGAGCCCGCTGCGCGGCAGACTGTTCCCCGGCACCGCGATCTTCCGCACGCGCCGCGACTGA
- a CDS encoding ATP-binding cassette domain-containing protein, translating into MQVRADRVSLKGPHGPLLPPTSLTVEEGRLTVVHGEPGVGITALALALAGRLKPTTGTVTADPEGDLRRLVAVVDSPGVSEPDEALSLRVVAGEELALAHRPSGKDAVTAWLSQHDAGPYADSRFESLEPALRTRLLTALAAERDGVRVLVLDTPDRHTSDVASWTAVAKEHAARGFAVAVLAATTPESALPYPPAKVGEAEQPDPIRLYAPPEPAEAEAEQTKQLPETAELTAETENSEGDRA; encoded by the coding sequence GTGCAGGTCCGTGCCGACCGGGTGTCCCTGAAGGGTCCCCACGGCCCCTTGTTGCCGCCTACCTCGCTCACCGTCGAGGAGGGCCGCCTCACCGTGGTGCACGGCGAGCCGGGCGTCGGCATCACCGCGCTGGCGCTCGCGCTGGCCGGGCGGCTGAAGCCGACCACCGGCACCGTCACCGCCGATCCCGAGGGCGACCTGCGGCGGCTCGTGGCCGTGGTGGACTCGCCGGGGGTCAGCGAGCCGGACGAGGCCTTGTCGCTGCGCGTCGTCGCCGGCGAAGAGCTGGCGCTCGCGCACCGCCCGTCCGGCAAGGATGCGGTCACGGCTTGGCTCTCGCAACACGACGCGGGGCCGTACGCCGACAGCCGGTTCGAGAGCCTCGAACCCGCGCTGCGCACCCGGCTGCTCACCGCGCTGGCCGCCGAACGCGACGGTGTGCGCGTGCTCGTCCTCGACACGCCGGACCGGCACACCAGCGACGTCGCCTCCTGGACCGCCGTCGCGAAGGAGCACGCCGCCCGCGGGTTCGCGGTGGCCGTGCTGGCCGCGACGACGCCGGAATCGGCGCTCCCCTATCCGCCCGCGAAGGTCGGCGAGGCCGAGCAACCGGATCCGATCCGGCTGTACGCCCCGCCAGAACCCGCTGAAGCGGAGGCCGAGCAGACCAAGCAGCTCCCGGAAACCGCCGAACTGACCGCCGAAACCGAGAACTCCGAGGGAGACCGGGCATGA
- a CDS encoding YhgE/Pip family protein, whose product MNAFRIARNELRRLSTGTLPKLAMFALVMVPLLYASFYLYANYDPYGRLDKLPAAVFTEDAGAKDPNGAERNVGREVTDELVKSGTFQWHQVSEKDARDGVRDDKYSFAIGIPHDFSKALLSSGNFEPQQATITLTTNDANNYLSGTIAKQVADQVRKTIAEKVGSEAADKFLVGFSTIYGKISEATDGAKQLADGAAKLQTGQHQLADGASQLATGSSSLATGLGTLKSSTASLPSQTQKLADGAGQVADGNQKVASAGSLAASASSDVMGRIDGYRSQLAAKLQESGMPENLKDSILADYDKLRTDANQANGKIQSANGDLQKLSSGARQVSDGAHQLASASPQLANGIAQASDGANQLRDGSAKLNDGEKTAVTGTDQLADGSAKLRDGLAAGLSQIPNPDDPTRTATANTIADPVAVTSNGVASAGTYGAGLAPFFISLATWIGAFVLFLLIRPLSTRALTAGASPLRVALGGWLSSAVLGLGQVIVLFAAVTWLVGIHVAHPLGAIGFACLVSLAFTSIVHALNALFGAVGKFLGLVLLVLQLVSAGGTFPWQTIPDALYPLHIVLPMGYAIDGFRHLLYTGASMQILGDIGVLVAYLVGGILLSALAARKHRVWSVSALKPELSL is encoded by the coding sequence CTGAACGCGTTCCGGATCGCGCGCAACGAACTGCGCAGGCTGTCCACCGGGACGCTGCCGAAGCTCGCCATGTTCGCGCTCGTCATGGTGCCGTTGCTGTACGCGTCGTTCTACCTCTACGCGAACTACGACCCGTACGGCCGCCTCGACAAGCTGCCCGCCGCCGTCTTCACCGAAGACGCGGGTGCGAAGGACCCCAACGGAGCCGAGCGCAACGTCGGCCGCGAGGTCACCGACGAACTGGTGAAGTCCGGCACCTTCCAGTGGCATCAAGTGTCCGAAAAGGACGCTCGGGACGGCGTGCGGGACGACAAGTACTCGTTCGCCATCGGCATTCCGCACGACTTCTCGAAGGCGCTGCTGTCGTCCGGCAATTTCGAGCCGCAGCAGGCGACCATCACGCTGACCACCAACGACGCCAACAACTATCTGTCCGGCACCATCGCGAAACAAGTCGCCGACCAGGTCCGCAAGACGATCGCGGAGAAGGTGGGCAGCGAGGCCGCGGACAAGTTCCTCGTCGGCTTCTCCACCATCTACGGCAAGATCTCCGAAGCCACCGACGGGGCGAAGCAGCTCGCCGACGGCGCGGCGAAACTCCAGACGGGGCAACATCAACTGGCCGACGGGGCGAGCCAGCTCGCGACCGGGTCGAGCAGTCTCGCCACCGGATTGGGCACGCTCAAATCGAGCACCGCGTCGCTGCCGAGCCAGACCCAGAAGCTCGCCGACGGGGCGGGCCAGGTGGCCGACGGCAACCAGAAAGTGGCGAGCGCGGGCTCGCTGGCCGCGTCGGCTTCCTCCGACGTGATGGGCCGGATCGACGGCTATCGCAGCCAGCTGGCCGCGAAGCTGCAGGAATCCGGGATGCCGGAGAACCTCAAGGACTCGATCCTGGCCGACTACGACAAGCTGCGCACGGACGCGAACCAGGCGAACGGGAAGATCCAGTCCGCCAACGGAGACCTGCAGAAGCTCTCCAGCGGCGCCCGGCAGGTGTCCGACGGGGCACATCAGCTCGCGTCGGCCTCGCCGCAGCTGGCCAACGGGATCGCGCAGGCGTCCGACGGCGCGAACCAGCTGCGCGACGGTTCGGCGAAGCTCAACGACGGCGAGAAGACCGCGGTCACCGGCACCGATCAGCTCGCCGACGGTTCGGCGAAGCTGCGCGACGGGCTCGCCGCCGGGCTGTCGCAGATCCCGAACCCGGACGATCCGACCCGCACCGCCACCGCGAACACGATCGCCGACCCGGTCGCGGTCACGTCGAACGGCGTGGCGTCGGCGGGGACTTACGGCGCCGGGCTCGCGCCGTTCTTCATCTCGCTGGCCACCTGGATCGGCGCGTTCGTGCTGTTCCTGCTGATCCGCCCGCTATCGACGCGCGCGCTCACCGCCGGCGCGTCGCCGCTGCGGGTCGCGCTCGGCGGCTGGCTGTCCTCGGCCGTGCTGGGCCTGGGGCAGGTGATCGTGCTGTTCGCCGCGGTGACCTGGCTGGTCGGCATTCACGTGGCGCATCCGTTGGGCGCGATCGGATTCGCCTGTCTGGTGTCGCTGGCCTTCACGTCGATCGTGCACGCGCTCAACGCGCTCTTCGGTGCCGTGGGCAAGTTCCTCGGGCTGGTGCTGCTGGTGCTGCAATTGGTGAGCGCGGGCGGCACGTTCCCCTGGCAGACGATTCCGGACGCGCTGTATCCGCTGCACATAGTGCTGCCGATGGGTTATGCGATCGACGGGTTCCGGCATCTGCTCTATACCGGCGCGTCGATGCAGATCCTCGGTGACATCGGGGTGCTGGTGGCGTACCTCGTCGGCGGGATCCTGCTGTCTGCTCTCGCCGCGCGCAAACACCGGGTGTGGTCGGTCTCGGCGCTCAAGCCCGAGCTGAGCCTGTGA
- a CDS encoding TetR/AcrR family transcriptional regulator, which translates to MREATKRKLFEATLRLSASRGLVGLTVDDIAAEAGVAKGTVYYNFGSKDGLVDALLRFGVDLLAGRLRAAGTDADPLAVIEAQVDTTLEFIAEYPGFSQIVVSELWHTPGRWHDTLALLREELIAVVKAQLERLGAAGRLPEGLDIATAAAGVFGTMLVVALDWQVFHPGRSRADVLGSVMLLIRGLKR; encoded by the coding sequence GTGAGAGAAGCGACCAAGCGGAAGCTCTTCGAGGCCACGTTGCGGCTTTCGGCTAGCCGTGGCCTCGTCGGGCTGACGGTGGACGACATCGCGGCGGAGGCTGGGGTCGCGAAAGGGACCGTTTACTACAACTTCGGGTCCAAGGACGGGCTGGTCGACGCTCTGCTTCGGTTCGGCGTTGACCTGCTCGCCGGGCGGCTGCGGGCCGCGGGGACGGATGCTGACCCGTTGGCGGTGATCGAGGCGCAGGTGGATACGACGCTGGAGTTCATCGCAGAGTATCCGGGGTTTTCTCAGATCGTGGTCAGCGAACTGTGGCATACGCCTGGGCGGTGGCATGACACGTTGGCTTTGTTGCGGGAAGAGTTGATTGCGGTCGTCAAGGCGCAGTTGGAGCGGTTGGGTGCGGCTGGGCGGTTGCCTGAGGGGTTGGATATCGCGACTGCCGCTGCTGGGGTTTTTGGGACGATGCTCGTGGTGGCGTTGGACTGGCAGGTGTTTCATCCTGGCCGGTCTCGGGCTGACGTGCTCGGGTCGGTGATGTTGTTGATTCGCGGGTTGAAGAGGTGA
- a CDS encoding GNAT family N-acetyltransferase, protein MVSSAGRFAELDPLLPPPVPLASGDRLRAVTASGTQVSAMLQRYRHGPGDAPLLWSAAEVWQLFPDPETAGTEGFDALLGALRSQVDTEAPGADSACVVNWPSRDAEAIRAFLDHGLVPLSALAVRRAVVPEDVETDASIRLAGPDDYPAALALCTATFDYTGLVAHRKREQTAELLGPALRRALGEKATWLAEVDGEAAALAQCDWVESTPGSEAAELLPSGRWGYVNNVVTAPANRGSGIGRALMARAHRELLNQGATGTYLYYNPTNPLSSVFWHRQGYRPLWTSWEAHPAWALR, encoded by the coding sequence CTGGTGAGCTCCGCAGGCCGATTCGCCGAACTCGACCCGCTCCTGCCGCCGCCCGTTCCGCTCGCGAGCGGCGACCGGCTGCGCGCGGTGACCGCGTCGGGCACGCAGGTTTCCGCGATGCTCCAGCGCTACCGGCACGGCCCGGGCGACGCTCCCCTGCTGTGGTCGGCGGCCGAGGTGTGGCAGCTGTTCCCGGATCCGGAAACGGCGGGCACCGAAGGATTCGACGCACTGCTCGGCGCGCTTCGGTCCCAAGTGGACACTGAAGCGCCGGGCGCTGATTCGGCGTGCGTCGTCAACTGGCCGAGCCGCGACGCCGAAGCCATCCGGGCTTTCCTCGACCACGGCCTGGTTCCGTTGTCCGCGCTGGCCGTTCGCCGCGCTGTCGTGCCAGAGGACGTCGAGACGGACGCGTCGATCCGCCTCGCCGGGCCGGACGACTACCCGGCGGCGCTGGCGTTGTGCACGGCGACGTTCGACTACACCGGCCTTGTCGCGCACCGGAAACGCGAGCAGACCGCGGAACTGCTCGGCCCGGCATTGCGCCGCGCGCTTGGCGAGAAGGCGACCTGGCTCGCCGAGGTCGACGGCGAAGCGGCCGCGCTCGCGCAATGCGACTGGGTCGAATCCACGCCTGGCAGCGAGGCCGCCGAACTGCTGCCGTCCGGGCGCTGGGGGTACGTGAACAACGTCGTCACTGCCCCGGCCAACCGCGGCAGCGGGATCGGCCGCGCACTGATGGCCCGCGCGCACCGCGAGCTGCTGAACCAGGGCGCGACCGGCACCTATCTCTATTACAACCCGACCAATCCCCTGTCGTCGGTGTTCTGGCACCGGCAGGGCTACCGGCCGCTGTGGACGTCCTGGGAAGCACACCCTGCGTGGGCCCTGCGCTGA